One Coriobacteriia bacterium genomic window, GAGGATCGACTGCGGGCCGGGCTACCGACTGTACTTCACCTGGCGAGGTGATCAGGTGGTTGTGCTGCTGGCTGGCGGTAACAAGTCGACGCAGCAGCGCGACATCAGGCGGGCACAGGAACTGGCGTGGCGACCGTGAGGAGCAAGAGAGTGCGGAAGCATAAGCTGAAGACCTACCCCTGGGACGTTGTCGACCACCTCGACTCCGACGAGGCGATTGCCCGGTATCTCGACTTGGTCCTCGAGGAGGACGATCCGGTCCTGCTGGCAGCTGCCCTCGGCGACGTCGCTCGCGCCAAAGGCATGACGAGTGTCTCGCGCGAGACCGGACTCGGTCGCGAGAGCCTCTACAAGGCGCTGTCCAGCTCGGGCAACCCCGAGTTCGCCACGGTGCACAAGGTGATCCGCTCCTTCGGGCTCAAGCTGCACGTGACGACCTAGCTGCGCGCGCCTGTCGTCACGGCCTGTTACACTTCTTCTTGCTTTCACCCGGGTCTGTGGTTGCGGGCGCGCAAGCGTCCTAGTCCAAGGTAGGCGCGGCCGAAAGGACCCACGTAAGCGCGAGGCCAAGCCTCGTCGTGAGCATGGCGCGCCTTAGGGGTAAGTCGTACCGTCCGCGGCAGCCGAGAGGTCGCTGCGGGCGAGAGGGCCGGTAGTGAGACCCAGTCTTGCGGAAGCTCCGGTATGCGGGTGTGGGGCCAAAGACCAGGTCAGCCGGGTGAAAGCATCGAGGGGCACAGCCGAAGGGAGCCGCATGACAACCGCACGTCGCCTGCTCGCGATCGTTCTCGCCGCCGCGCTCGTTCTTGCGATGGCCGGCTGCAAGAAGGAGGCCGAGGAGCCTGCGCTCCAGCCCAAGGTCGCTCCGCCTGTGATCTCCACCGAAGGCGTCCTCAAGGTGGGTGTCGACCTCGGTTATCCGCCGTTCGCGGGTGTGGACAACGACAAGAACGCCGGCATAGACGTGGACATTGCCGCCGCGATCGCCGAGCGGCTTGGCCTCAAGGTGGAGCTCGTGGACGTGAAGCCCAGCGAGCTGGCCGAGGCGCTCAACGATGGTACGGTCGACATCGCGCTCGGCGGGATCTCGATCACCGACGCAGTGACGGCCGACGTATCCACCGCCGGCTCGTACCTGATCGACGGCCCCGGCATCTTCTCGGTGGTAGCGACCGACTCAGTACCCACCACACTCACTGCAGCGGACCTCCCGGGCAAGCGCATTGCCGCGCAGCAGGGAAGCCCCGCGTTCTGGACGCTCGAGAGCGACTACGGCGAGGGCTTTGCGACCCAGTACCCGTCGCTCAAGGCAGCATTCGACGCGCTTGAGGCAGGCGAGGTCGATCTGGTCGTAGGCGACTCGGCAGTCGGCGCCTACATCGCGCGCGACTACGCCCGCGTATCGTTCGTCGGGCAGTTCGGGGCGGCGCAGCCGCTCGGCATCGCGGTCAAGAAAGACGCCACCGAACTTGAGGCCGTCATCCGGGAGGCCGTGGACGCGCTCGCCGCCGACGGCACTCTCGACACGATCCGCACCAAGTGGTTGGGGCATCTTCCGTCGCTCGAGGTGCCGGTCGAGGAATCCACGAACTGACGCTTCGCCTCGC contains:
- a CDS encoding putative addiction module antidote protein, coding for MRKHKLKTYPWDVVDHLDSDEAIARYLDLVLEEDDPVLLAAALGDVARAKGMTSVSRETGLGRESLYKALSSSGNPEFATVHKVIRSFGLKLHVTT
- a CDS encoding ABC transporter substrate-binding protein, which produces MTTARRLLAIVLAAALVLAMAGCKKEAEEPALQPKVAPPVISTEGVLKVGVDLGYPPFAGVDNDKNAGIDVDIAAAIAERLGLKVELVDVKPSELAEALNDGTVDIALGGISITDAVTADVSTAGSYLIDGPGIFSVVATDSVPTTLTAADLPGKRIAAQQGSPAFWTLESDYGEGFATQYPSLKAAFDALEAGEVDLVVGDSAVGAYIARDYARVSFVGQFGAAQPLGIAVKKDATELEAVIREAVDALAADGTLDTIRTKWLGHLPSLEVPVEESTN